In Rhea pennata isolate bPtePen1 chromosome 13, bPtePen1.pri, whole genome shotgun sequence, the DNA window TTGTTTGACACATGGTGGCACCCTctgattttaataataaaacattattcAAACCAAATCATGTTAACACTAAGAAATGATAGCAGATTGATTCTTCTTCTACTTCATAGTTAACCTATACAGAGTTACCTGATAATTTCAGAGATAACAGGAGATTCATAAacttttttaatgatgaaactTATAGAACATAATTTCATTAACTAGTTAGTTGCTAATCATTTTTTACTTAACttaaaaagcagtttgaaaaaACTATCCAAATGATATCATACTTGTTTGAAAATCTTCTAATGTTCAAAGTAATACTTGATTccattttcaactttttttcagtttgatatCAGTTAGTACTTTTTTTGGTCCAACCAACTTGTGCTAGTCATTTGGAGATTATTGTATGTGTATGGCTTTTGGTATATGGGGAGAAACTATTCATCTATGCTGtaattctgaaatggaaaaagtacATAAATtcgggagaaaaaaaaaagtgtgctgTCTTATCTGgaattatttctgttcatttctggTGCTaggaaatttgttttgctttttgttcttaattCCCTGTACACCCACTAGTTAAATTCTACAGAGTAATTTTGAACTAGATGTCTATTTAGAGAGAAAGTGACTAAGAAAATAACAGATCTATCATAACTGAGTTAAAACCGCTGTACTTCCCACACTGTTCTACAAACTACTAGGCATGTAGCTCTACAGTGTTTGGCGCTCTCGGGTGTATCATGTCCTACAAAAAATGCTGAGGGTTGACAGTGACCTGGTTACTCAAAGTTTGAGAACTATACTGATACAAAacaatcagttttaaaatatagatataAGCTATTCTGTTTAATACCACATGTAGTTTGCAATAACatatgcataaaatatattCCTTGCTCATACTCACTGGAAATTCTGTGTTAACAGCTTGAGACAACATTTAAAAGTAATCCTAAAATGGATGTCTTGGATATAAAAGAGCCATTCAGATGTCTAGTCAAGTTTTCTAGTCCACATCTTTTAGAATCTCTGAAATCCTTGGCACCAGCAGGTAAGTGTTTCAGCTCtgtaaaatagatgaaaaattcATAGTTGAATATTTCTATTGTCTTACATTCTGCTTGTATCTCACATAAGAGACCCTGCACAGTTTGTTTAGAAATATATAGGAATTTagtagaataaaaatgttaccACCATgcatcatagaatcagtgaggttggaagggacctctggagatcctctagtccaacccctcttctcaagcagggtcacttagagcatggtagacagggttgcatccaggcgggccttgaagatctccagagaaggagactccacaacctctctgggcaacctgttccagtgaaAACTGTAATCTTAATATATACCAGCTTGTTCTTAGAATTCCTAACTTGTACATAGATACTCgagctgtatttttaattctatactgtttataaaatgtaaatattggCTGAGTTAAGCTAAAATTACctgtttcttttgctctctCCAGGTCTGGCTGATGCACCACTTTCACCACTACTTACGTGTATACCACAAAAAgcaaggaattattttaaaattagagagAGGAAAGGTTTCTTTCCAGGAAGCTTTGTAAGCCCTTAATTTATAGAAAGAATATAGAACTCATTTATTATTGGTATTAATCTAAATCATAATAaagtttaaaacagatttttttaattaacttatTCTTTGATAATCCCTTAAATTTCTTCAACTGACAACTCTTTTGAGTTGTTTTTCCCCATTAgtctttaaaaagttaattgttagataatttaaatgaaaagctgtTAGGAAAATTGAACAAGGTCCAGCAGTGATCatgattatttaaattttaaatgtggtGATTGTTCTTAACTGTATCTTTAATAGTATATATGAAGTTAAAGCTAGCTAAGTCTAATCTAGATACAACAAGACATCTCCAGTTATTCAGTTTATTGTCATGACTAAGATACTCCAGGCAGCCTTCTTAGGCTTCAGCTCAGCAGTGTAACAGAGTGCTTGCCCCATTTTGACCGTAGAGTACTCCCACTCAAACAGGGAGACTAACCCATCTGCCTCAGGTCAGGCACGTTGTAAGCTTGGCAGAAGATTGTGCTCTGAGGCTGTTGCAGACAAGTAGGGGAAAGGAGACATGACTCTTGAAACGCGGATGTCAGTAGGAAGTTTCCATCCAACGATACCGGATGTTGATTCAGATCCAGTGTCTTTGCTGGCCAAGTGCAATATTCAAGGATGAATACTTATATAAAAAGccaaattctgtcttttctgtttctattaaTATCTTAGAAATTTTATTCTAGAGGAACACAATAAAATTGGCAATAACTTTGTTTTGAGGAAGTTGTGTTTTAGAATGTGTACTTCATTAAAGATTTCATCCTTCTGCAATCCTGGCACGTTACTACTTCATTTAACTTGTGGACAGAAAGAGTGCAGAGTCAAGATGGCAATGTTCACTAATACAAACATTAGCTCTGCAGTGGAGCTCTTTAGAGGTAATAATTAAGTAGACACTTTATGTAACTTTCtatatcatttttaattaagagaTGGATTTGGTTTGAAGATTCAGTTacattgtattttctatttttaattcttttaccTAGACAGGCTTACTTTGTGTAAGATTTCTTTAGATATATCGATATGCAAAGACAgtctttttcaaaaactttaTTACACAATGTACGTATTTTGTATATGGgactgtttttaaaaccttGAATAAATTTGTAAATTAAGTCCTCTCATAAACTTTGTTTGGCTTGACTAAGTGAAAAATGACTTAACGTATacagattttgttgtttttgtggTTATTTTTCAGCAACGCTACACTACATAAAAGAGAAGTTAGTTTACAACTATCTGACAGTGGTATGTTTTTAGCATTTCTATCTATGCAATTTAAAGGCTAATGTATGACCAGAATACTTAATGTTAggattttgaaatgattttagaTTTTGTATGATACTAAGTCTACGTGCAATTTAGAGTTGGCTCTTAATGACTCTTACTCACTTATATCCTCATATACCTCTCTAGGAGTTAGACCCGTTAAAGATTTCAGTATGCATTTCAGTCTGTGCAACTTCTGTCTCCTAATGCTGTACACAAGTCATTATGATCTCAgatgtttaaattatttataatagaAAGGTTAAGCTTCAAGATGCTCTTAAACATCGCGAGTACCTCACCTACTGcctctttctgcctctgtttcagaaaaggtagcccctctcccctctttttaatggaagagaagtcaatttcctttatttttcaagtatgtATTTCCCAACTGGCTACTATGTAACAGGCAGAAGACTTCCAGACAAACAGACATGTATTTATTGGTTATAGGAAGCAGAAGCCTTGTAGACAGGATACGTGAGCGAGAACTAGAGGTTCTACAGCGACCGCAAGGCCCTAGCACAGTGCTGGAAGACGTGTGGCAAACGACCAAGCCCATAATGTTTGCGCCCCAAGAGTGGCCTCTGTAGGTAACaccttgctctgcttttctttatttggaaAGCTATAAAGGGGAAATACACCTGCTTTCTGTCGTTGATTCCTTAAAAATGCGATAAATAAACCTCCAAAAAGCTGTTTGGAGAGAGAGTCCATGCTTACACCCACGGAAAGAGCGATGAAAGCTGGCGAAATCGCATGATTTTTAGCCGCGTGCTGAGCTCCCTTTTTCTGTAAGCCCGGAGCGCTCTGGTTTCGGGGCGTTTCTAGGTCTGCGGCGCGCCGTGTGCTACCATCGCTCGGAACAACCCTCCCCGGGcccgcggggaggggaggggaggggaggggaggggagggggcggggcctgcgcgcTCCTCATGAATATTCATCAGCGGCGATGACTATTCATGAGGCGCCCGGGCCGCCCACCCGGAAGTGGGAGCCGCGCAGCTGACAGCAACatggcggcggtggcggggcgGCGTGGCGGGGGGCCCGGGaggcccccggcggcggcgcccgcgggggacctgccgccgccgcgcgagCTCGTGCGGCCCTCGGTGACGGAGCTGTCCCAAGTGAGGACCAACATCCTGTGCACCGTGCCGGGCTGCGGCAAGGTCCTGCCCAACAGCCCGGCCCTCAACATGCACCTCAGCAAGGCCCACCGCCTCCAGGtagcgccgccgggccggggccggggccgccccgggagGCGGTAacggccccccgccgccgccgccgccgccgccgccccgggtGTGTGGGCGCGAGCGAagcgggcgcgcggggggcgcgcgtgtctgcgcgcgcgcgcgcgcggggccccCCCGCAGCTGCGCACGGGGAACGGCCGGGTTTGCCCCAGCGCTGCGGAAGCGAGGGCAGCGTCACGTTTTGGGGGGCTTTACTTCTGTTGCTCTGTTTGCTCGCTGTTTGTGTTTCTGCGGAGCGAAGCTCTGCCCTTGTTTCTGAAGTGCTGTACGAACGTGTTGCGTTTTCTTCTCTTAGCGGGTGGTAACCCGTCATAATTAAAATACGGAGTGTTGTAGTTACGCTGGGCTTTTTcgttagatttttaaaagtgtctgTGAGCCGAAAACCTAGGTGGATGCTGTTACGCCGTTTTGGAAACGAGCCCTCTTTACGGTAGTCCTGATgggaaaatgcagcccgtggggcagggggaaagcTGGGGTTTAGTGAGCACATTTTTGAGTGTAGGCTTTTCGTAAAGGtaatcttactttttttaagATCATAGTGCTAGGTACATGAAGATAAATCTTATTCCTGGAATTAACAAGCGCAGTACCGGTAGGATGTTTTGATACCAAAAACAGGCATTGtcactgcagaaaaggagaagaggataCTTGTATAGGGAAGTAGGATGAccctcaaaaaaaatccaggttaAGTGCAGCAGTAAAAAATATAAGGCTATGCCCTTGTGAGCTGCTGACAGAAATTCCAAATTGATCAGTCTTGGCTTGTAACAGGAGAAACTTAAATAGAAAACACTTGCACGTGCTGTTTGGTCATACGTATATAAGCCTTTAGGGTGATGCTGCTGTGAGAAAGATAATCCTAAAATACGTGAGAAGGACGTGCTCTGCCACTGCTGTAAAGTAGGAATCTGAATCAAAGAAGCTAGAATAAACCTAGAGGAGATGTTGAAAAGGACTGCTAAGGGTGATGAGGACGGCAAGTGGCTGCCAAAGGGAGACTCTAAGAATTCGTTTGGCCTAGCAAAAATGATATGATCAAGTGTTGATAGATAAATGTTTGTCTTCTGGCTCCTTAGCTTAATTAAGTCAATGTAAAACAGGAATAGTGGATATAAACTGATGATGAAAGTATTAGGTTTGAAAACTTCTTGAATACTTAAGTCTTTTGCAAATAGTATTTCATGAGGCAGAGGGGAAGATGTCTGTCTACTTTACGTGAATTGATCTAGcctcatttttaaaggagaggGTTTTGAGGGTTTCTGTGATACCAGGGAGACTGTACTCAGTGGCGGCCTGGAAGTGAAAGCTGCCCTCTCCAGGCCTGTTACCCAAACAGGAGGTTTACACAAGCTCAGTATTTTTGGCGATAAGAATAACTGCGCTTCTCTCTCTGTTACTTACTAAAGAAAAGCATAATCTTctcacaaaaaaatattttaaatagttggCTACTGTATACTGTAACCATATTTGAAATTAATCCTTTGGAGTAAATCTCTGTTGCAGGGAGGCAACACTTCACTAAGTTCACCTTGACTAAATCAGTAACAAGgattattacttttcttttccatgttgATGACACAAGCCTGTTTGAATGTCAGTATTCTTTGTAATAGAAGTGTCTGCATTGTACTAGGTTAATTGAACAAATATCTACCAATAATCCTGCAGGTGGGTATTGTGTAAACATGGGAAGTAAAATCAGAAGGTGAAGACTTGTTAAAAATGTCTGAAGTATGACTGGCCAGCCAAATTTCTGTGAAGATGTAAGATTAACTATTTAGAGCCATGAGGACGGACTTTAAAGTtagttagttaaaaaaaaaaaaaaaaaaaaaaaaaaaaaaaggagagagagaaagaggttAGAGGTTAGTGCCTGGTAAAGGTTACATGGATGCATAGAGTATCTTTCAACTTGTATCAACAAATCTGTTGAGATCTATGCCTCAAAATCTACACTTCATCTGTTGTAAAAGCTTCTTACTTGCTTTTATAAAGCCTTTAAAAACTTGGCATTATTTTATAGCCTAGTTCTTTTACTGAACTATTACAGAAATTGAAGTGTGATTTATTAAGATCTTTGGATGCCCTTATAGAAACCTGTTATCAGGCATCTTGACAATTGGTAGAAATTCAGCATTCAGgtagttttgaaaaatttggCTGTGCTTTACCTGTTAAGTGCCTGAACATATTTCTGATCACATTGTCATCTGATGGGTTATGATGATAAATTTTACATGCTTACTTTACACGTCTTTCTTATTCATAAGTAAGGCTAATTGCAGATGAAATCAAAAAGTTTAGTCAGCAGCAATGCAGGATACCCAACCTAACTTTTAATTAAAggcaaatctttctttttgaagaaagaagttTTGGTATCTTCCAGTTTGGTATCTGATCAAAGTATTTGGGGGTAAATTTGAGGTTAAAAAATTGGTTTGGGGGGTGACAGGACTGGAACAACTAGATTTTTGAGTCACGTTCTCTTCTGGGCAGTGGCTCTCTAAGGTGCAAAAATAATCACAGCAACTACTCAATGTTCTTTAGCAACAATGACACGCTGTTTTAAAGTTAATTTGAGACAGTTAGGTTAATGCTATCTAAATTGAGGCATTGAATCCACAATCAcaagggaaataaaacagaCCCACTTATGAATGGCTTGTCTGTGGGGAAGTCTGCTGCTTGTGCAGAAGGATGGTTGGAAGGGCAGAGGAAAGTTAGTCTCATATGAAAACTCCCTGTCTGAAGAATTAttccagggtttttttttggcaaaatggAAGCTGACTGACTTTGTCAAGAGACTCTGGACTTGTTAAGTATCATGCAACATAGCAAGGCTGAGTATCTGGAAATAGAACTGAAACATTGCTTGAAGGGAATGTTATATTTTGCATGGAATACGTTAAGTTGAAAGATAgcttgagagaaaacaaaatctttgaaGTGTCTCACTAATCCAGTTTGTGATATTCCTGAAgtgcaaaagaaatgaatacTCCAAAAGCAAGATAAAAGTAGGTCTGAGCAAAGTTTATTTTAGGTTATGGCCTGCTGTAGCTAGGTGGGAAGAATAGATCTAAGCCGCATCACAGCAGCCGTTGTACATactcttttgtttgctttgcataGGATGATTATTGCATTTTGTGAATTTTTCATGTATAGTCTAACCTGTGTAAATATGAAGTAGCTGGAGATTTGCCCAAAGAAAGTAGTTAAGAAATCATTGGTATAATATCAACATTTCACTACTGACTCTGCTTACTGTCAGTGTCATCTTGCTAAGGAAATCAGGTGTGAAGCCCAAACAGGGCATGCTGCAGTGATTCTTACCTGAATATTGATCTCAGAGATGACAATGGAGACTGTTGTACCTGGCACTGAGGACTTGGTTGGCCTCCAAGTCGAGCTTCGGAAACTGTAAAAAGATTTGCAGCTACACTGAGCAttggattttccttttgctaatagtttactttttaaattttttactTAGAACAGGTGACTGATGTTTTGACTGAGACAAAAAGACTTCAGATAAAATGTCTGGAGGGATGTGTTTTGCCTAGTTTCTGTGGTGGTGTCCTCAGCAGGAATCAGTTTTAGATTGTAGAGCAATCATATTAATGTATCCTCATATTATTTTTTGAGGCCCTCTGTGAACGAGTGACGTTGCTGTCTTTTATTGTGCACATGCCATAAGGCCACTGAAGTAGATTGTATGGAGAGCGCAGGAATATAAGTCACTCAATGTTTAGAGGTTCAGAATTAGCAAACAGTTGTTAGTTTCATAGACTTAAGTGAACTTTGATATATGCTCTAAACTAAGTGGCAGAAAGTACTCTGCgttcttcattttattacatataAACCTGAAATAGTGCTGACAATTCCAGTGACAGAGAAGAGTTGTATTATGCAGTATGCTGCAAGTAGACTGCTCTACTAACAAGTAAGATTGTTTTGTATTGACAGTGTATTTTAGTATCTGTGGAGTAAGCTTATTGGctcaaaaaacacaaaaggcaCGTATAATGCGCTTAGGGCAAGAGTGTCTTGGTAGAAATAATTAGTATGGTGACATTACTCTGGACTTGTTGTGATTTGGCTTGGCAACGCTGAGCGAAATAGCATCTAAACGGGTGAAACGCCATTTGAACTTTCACATCACTTAGGAAAGTGCTTTTAACTTGAGGTCTTTAAACTAATTGAGCCAAAGTTGATAATGTATTCTGAATGTTGTCTTTAATACACAAACCTGTAGAATTTTTGTCAAATTGTACTTTTTCAGGATGGAAAACTTAATGCACCAATGAGGAAGGGTTTGAAAACTTCACAGAAATTCTACTGCTGTCCTATTGAAGGCTGCCCTAGAGGACCAAACAGACCATTTTCCCAATTTTCTCTTGTAAAACAGGTATTCCTCTTTTCCTGATTTGGTCCTGACTTTCTCTACTTCAGAGAGTGTGCACTTTTGCATTCAGATATGAGAAAAGCCCCCCAGCATCTATCCAGAAATTGCAGAAGTATATGCAGAAGCTCCACGTGGGCATGTGGTTGGTGAATTTGCATGTTTGCATGTTGACACTGGAGGATCTGAACCTTTTGCTCAAACAGACACTGATATGTTCTGCTGAGATAGACGGCCCTTCTCCCCAAATCAGTAAGCttgaaaaagatcaaaaaggaaaagaaaaatcacagtagCAACCAATAAGGGTTTAAGATGTAGCTGATGCTTTTAGGCAATTTTTCAAGTGAGGAAGAGGTAAgggtttttctctgctttagtCTAAGAATGCACTTGTTTACAAGTTACTTGTTTAGGAAAGCATgtaaaactttttcttcctgagtAAAAACCTGTTCTTTAGGTGTTGATCATCTGTGATCTCCTGTGGAGACTGTGGGTGACTAGCGCTTGGTGCCAgaaattatacagaaaaattctgacCTTTGCTGTCAAATTGACTTGTTTGATTTGATACTATTCACTCAGCTCTCTGAGTTCACTCTAAAGTAGATCTTTGGAAGTATCTGTTTGTTGCCATGTATACCACTTACTGCATTCTTTCACGAGATTCATCTTTAGCTTTATTAATGTCAGTAAGGAACCTCCTATAGGATTAGGAGAAACCTCCTATGAGATTATGTTGCACTTAAacatttatctgtattttaaagtggTGGAAGCTACTGATATGTAGCTACTATGATCAGGAACCTCCTAGCAGAtccattctctctgcttgcaGAGCTGAATGCATTATGAATCTTATGTATAGACAAATATTTGTACAAATAAAAACTTACTAGTTCTTATGCTCCaacttttttcctgtacttAGACAACGAATCTTTTCAATCTTATATTTTGTTAACTTGAAGGTATGTATCTTGAGATGCATGCAGCACaagaaaattttcagattttaagcTCTTTAAGCTCACAACTTATTTCTCGGGAGATTAGCAAAAGGTTGTCATTTCTGATTCTATTTTTCACCaacatttgcaatattttatatgttaaaTATCAATGTCTCCCCTAAAGTTTTCTTTAACTCAGCTACAGACTGATGTTTACTTTTCATTGTGTATTCTAGCACTTTATGAAGATGCATGCTGAAAAGAAGCACAAATGTGATAAATGTAGTAACTCCTATGGTACAGAATGGTACTTGAAACGGCATATAGAGGACTGTGGCAAGACTTTCCAGTGTACTTGTGGGTGCCCTTATGCCAGCAGAACAGCATTACTGTCTCATATTTACAGAACTGGCCATGAAATTCCTGCAGAACACAGGTAAAAGTGAAGCAGTAAAGTAATGCTGTTTGTATTCATCCCCCAGTCCTCTGTCTCCTAGGTACTGCCTATTTGTCCCCTTTCTGTTAATTAAATTGGAGATTGGCTCACACTTTTAGCTTTAGAACTGTTCTcagtttctttgttcttttgcttttagcagtttctgttttgttgaaGGTGATGATGATTAATTGCCTAATCAGTAAGATCAGGTTTCCCACATATAAAGCAGGAAGAACTGCCAGCAAGATAGTTACTGATGACATTGCACTAGATGGTGTAAATACTAGTTTGGATTATAAATACTGCTAGTATAAATACTGGTATAAATACtaggtttttgttgtttcctgAAAGTAGAGataatctgaaaatattcacaGCTGGTAGCTGTGGTGTGAAATACagttcagtttattttcttctatagtCTAATTAGCATGAAAATGAACTAAATGCTCTGATTTGAAGACATTTAATgtataaagggaaaaaaaactctaaagCTTAACCTCCCTTTAGAACATAGCTCTCTGTAAAATAGGtaagcttccccccccccttttttttttaaagaagagtgAGGAATAGATCCCATATTTTAATCAGAATTAGTGGCCTTCTCATTTTCAACCTGTTTATGGCTTGGATTCCTATTTCCAATACAATGACTTGAAAGAATAGAAGGCAGATGTTTTGTGCTTGAAGAGACATATAAATTATTGATCTCATGTTCGCAGGGATCCTCCtagtaaaaaaaggaaaatggaaaccGCCGTACATAATCAGCAGTtggcagagaaagcaaatgaagcaTTCATCAATACACACAACGATAATCCTGGCACTCAGGAACTGGACTCATCCGAAGTGAAATTAGTAGCCCCTTTTGAAGGCTCCGGCAGTTCTAACTTTGCTAAGCAAATGCAGCCAAAATGTACGCCGAAGATGCTTTTACCAAAGCCCAAAGTGGCTTTGGTTAAACTTCCAGTGATGCAGTTTGCTCACTTGCCCATATTTGTATCTGCAACAGACTCTTCTGTCAAACCTGTTGTAGTGGCTGTTGATAATCAAGGGTCAGTTATGAGTACTGTTCATTTATTGCCTCAATCTGTAGGAATTCTGATTCCAGCACTGGAGGCAGAAACACTTGTATTTAAAGACACTATGCCTGTTTCAAAAGTGACAAATTCTGGTGATAATGAACCAGTAAGTACTGGTGTTCAAGTTAACTTGGATAAGGTAACATCAGCTAATACAGGACAAGAGCTGGGGAATGTTTGCCACAAGAATAAAATTTCTTCCATAAATGTACAGACTGACTTATCTTATATTTCACAGAACTTTGTACCAACTGCAGCCTGGACTCCCGATTCCTCTGTATCCGCCTGCTCTCAGACAGATTTGTCATTCAGTTCACAGGTGTCATTACCCATCAGTGTACAAACACAGACACTGCTGCCTGCTTCTAAACTGACTTCATCCATAGCTGCTCAGACTGATGCTTTTAGTCAGGGTTGTTTTCCAACGTGTGGTATTTCTAGAGAGACTCAAACCAACCGAACACAGAACTCTCTGGATGGAAGAGTGCAAATGGACCAGGCTGTAATGTGCGGTGACATCTTTGATAATGTGCATTCGTCATACAGTGTTTCCACTCAGATTGGACTTCCAGAGAGTAATTTAATGACTGGAAATATAGATGAAACCTTGCTGCAAAGGAGTAATTGCAAGAGCCTGAATCAGGATTCCGTGAAGTCGGAATCCCTTATCAGCTTCAATACACAGACTAATATACTTCCACCTCAAAATACAATGGATAATCAAACCCAGACAATGGACTTACTAAGTGATCTGGAAAACATCTTTTCAGGAAACATGTCTGGCCAGACACTGGATAGTCGTGGCCTTTTGTCTGATGCTAGTTCTAATGCCGACACACATCTGCCATCTGGCCCATCACAGAGCACAGGAATAGATTTTGATATTGAAGAGTTTTTTTCAGCATCCAATATCCAAACTCAAACTGAAGAGAGTGA includes these proteins:
- the ATMIN gene encoding ATM interactor isoform X2 gives rise to the protein MHLSKAHRLQHFMKMHAEKKHKCDKCSNSYGTEWYLKRHIEDCGKTFQCTCGCPYASRTALLSHIYRTGHEIPAEHRDPPSKKRKMETAVHNQQLAEKANEAFINTHNDNPGTQELDSSEVKLVAPFEGSGSSNFAKQMQPKCTPKMLLPKPKVALVKLPVMQFAHLPIFVSATDSSVKPVVVAVDNQGSVMSTVHLLPQSVGILIPALEAETLVFKDTMPVSKVTNSGDNEPVSTGVQVNLDKVTSANTGQELGNVCHKNKISSINVQTDLSYISQNFVPTAAWTPDSSVSACSQTDLSFSSQVSLPISVQTQTLLPASKLTSSIAAQTDAFSQGCFPTCGISRETQTNRTQNSLDGRVQMDQAVMCGDIFDNVHSSYSVSTQIGLPESNLMTGNIDETLLQRSNCKSLNQDSVKSESLISFNTQTNILPPQNTMDNQTQTMDLLSDLENIFSGNMSGQTLDSRGLLSDASSNADTHLPSGPSQSTGIDFDIEEFFSASNIQTQTEESELGTLNSEPVLESLDIETQTDFLFSDSATQSYSCRGNSNFLGLEMFDTQTQTDLNFFLDSNTHLPLGSILKQSSFSMSTDSSDTETQTEVYPAIKNIPSQNMESKVRLNSAETQTMDSCFENFGNLFLTSNETQTAMDDFLLADLAWNTMESQFSSVETQTCAELCSLFQSSDKSSH
- the ATMIN gene encoding ATM interactor isoform X1; this encodes MHLSKAHRLQDGKLNAPMRKGLKTSQKFYCCPIEGCPRGPNRPFSQFSLVKQHFMKMHAEKKHKCDKCSNSYGTEWYLKRHIEDCGKTFQCTCGCPYASRTALLSHIYRTGHEIPAEHRDPPSKKRKMETAVHNQQLAEKANEAFINTHNDNPGTQELDSSEVKLVAPFEGSGSSNFAKQMQPKCTPKMLLPKPKVALVKLPVMQFAHLPIFVSATDSSVKPVVVAVDNQGSVMSTVHLLPQSVGILIPALEAETLVFKDTMPVSKVTNSGDNEPVSTGVQVNLDKVTSANTGQELGNVCHKNKISSINVQTDLSYISQNFVPTAAWTPDSSVSACSQTDLSFSSQVSLPISVQTQTLLPASKLTSSIAAQTDAFSQGCFPTCGISRETQTNRTQNSLDGRVQMDQAVMCGDIFDNVHSSYSVSTQIGLPESNLMTGNIDETLLQRSNCKSLNQDSVKSESLISFNTQTNILPPQNTMDNQTQTMDLLSDLENIFSGNMSGQTLDSRGLLSDASSNADTHLPSGPSQSTGIDFDIEEFFSASNIQTQTEESELGTLNSEPVLESLDIETQTDFLFSDSATQSYSCRGNSNFLGLEMFDTQTQTDLNFFLDSNTHLPLGSILKQSSFSMSTDSSDTETQTEVYPAIKNIPSQNMESKVRLNSAETQTMDSCFENFGNLFLTSNETQTAMDDFLLADLAWNTMESQFSSVETQTCAELCSLFQSSDKSSH